From the genome of Streptomyces sp. SID8374:
TGGGTACGGGCTTCCCGGCGACGCTCCCCACCGGCTCCTCCAGCGCCTACGTCACCCCCGGATCCGGTGAGTTCTTCCGCCAGTTCCAGGGCTCCAAGACCGACGTCGGCTTCCTCTTCCTGGTCACCGACACCGGACTGCGCTACGCGATGCAGTCCAACAGCGACAGCGGACAGGACGACTCCGGCATCGGCGCGTCCGGCTCGAAGAAGGAGCGGGAGGCGCGCCGGCAGGAGGCCCAGCAGGCGCAGAACCTCCTCGGCTACAAGGACGTCGACCCCACCCCCGTCCCCGCCGCCTGGTCCACGTTCCTGCCGACGGGCCCGCGGCTCTCGACGGGCGCGGCGAGCCAGCCGCAGGGTTCGTGAGGAGCGGTACGCAGATGACGCGCCCCACTGCTGCCCCTGCCAGGCGCCTCCTGACGGCTGTGGCGGCGACCGGAGTCCTCCTGGTCGCCCTGCCGGTCCCTCCGGCCGCCGCCGACGACGCGACCCAGTGCACGTTCGGCGGGAAGAAGTACCCGGGCCGCCCCTGGTCGTTGCAGCGCGTCCTCATGGACGAGCTGTGGAAGCAGTCCACCGGAAAGGGGGTACGGGTGGCCGTCATCGACACCGGCGTCGACGTGAAGAACCCCCAGCTGACCCCCGCCGTGGACGTCAAGGCGGGCAAGAACTTCCTGCCGGAGAAGCTCAAGACCGAGGACGGCCGGGAGATCGAACGCGGCAAGGAGAACGGCACCACGGACACCGTGGGCCACGGCACCAAGGTGGCCGGCATCATCGCCGCGCGCGAGGCGAAGGGCACGGGCTTCACCGGCCTCGCCCCCGACGCCACGATCATCCCGATCCAGCAGAACGACGCCCACGGCAACGGCACCGCGGACACGCTGATCCAGGCCATCCTCTACGCCACCGACACGGCGAAGGCCGACATCATCAACATCTCCCAGGACACCGCCGACGCCGTCGAGCCGACACCGCGCCTGAAGCAGGCCATCGACCACGCCCTGGCCGAGAACATCGTGGTCGTGGCCTCGGCGGGCAACGACGGTGTGGGCGGCAACGTGAAGCGGACCTACCCCGCCTCGTACGAGGGCGTCCTCGCCGTCGCCTCCTCGGACCGCAACAACGAACGCGCCTACTTCTCCCAGGCCGGCCCGTTCGTCGGCATCGCCGCCCCCGGCGTGGACATGATCTCCACCGTCCCCGGCGGCGGCCACTGCGCCGACAACGGCACCAGCTTCTCCGCCCCGTACGTCGCCGGGGTCGCCGCACTGGTCAAGGCCAAGCACCCCGACTGGACGCAGCGGCAGATCGTGGCCCAGCTCCAGCAGACGGCGGAACGCTCGGTGGCCGGCCACGACCGCCACGTGGGCTGGGGAGTCGTCGACCCGGTACGCGCCCTCACCGAGGACGACAAGCCCATCGAACGCCCGGTCGCGAGCGAGGGCATGAGCAAAGGCGAAGCCCCCGCCACGGCCCAACTCCAGCTCGGCGAAACGGCCGACGAACGCAACGCCCGCCTCGCGACGTACGTCGTCGTGGGCGGCGGCGTCCTGGTGGCCGCGATCGCCGGTGCGGCAGTGGCGGTACGGGACATGAGGCGCCGTACGAGGCGGCTGGCGGGCGACAGCTGACGGACGGGAGCTCCGGCCGGCGCATGAGACAAGTCACGTGGCCGCCAACCCAATTGGCCCGGCAGTACGCAGTGACTAGAGTTACCGGTTGAGATGGACTCGGATCGCATCGATGCGATAGCAACGCAGAGCGATCCGAGCAAACGGGGATGCACAACGGGGAGGACGGCATGGGGACCGGTCCAGGTGACCTCAGGCGCGGAGTAGGCGCGCTGGAGACGTTCAAGAAGCGGGTGGACGCCCTGCTCGCGGACCTGGAGGGCTCGGCGGCCGGCAAGTCGAAGGTGGCGGCACAGACCGTGTCCCGCGCCTCCTTGAGCGGCCCGAACGCCCGCTTCGCCGAGGCGGACGGCCTCTACACCCAGTACAACCGCGTCCACGAGTCCCTGGTCTCGCTCTCCAAGTCGCTGGGCGACCAGATCGAGTACCTGAGCCTGGGGGTGCACGCGGCGGCGGTCGGCTTCGACAACGTGGACGACGAGACGCGGCGGCGCTTCCACGAGATCCAGACGCGGATGGACCGGGAGCGCGAGAAGGCCCTCAAGCCCGACGCCGACAACCGTGAAGGCCAGTCCGGCGACGGTTGGGAGACGAAGTGAGCGACGACAAGCAGCCGGAACTGACCCCTGCCGAGCAGCAGAAGCAGGACGAGGGCCGCGTCAAGACCCAGCTGGTCGTCACCGATGCGACGGAGCTGGGCAGAGAGGTCCTGAGCCTCTTCACTCCCGGAAGCGTCGCCAGGGCAGGCCGTACCTCGTTCGAGGGACACGACCTCAACGCCATCATCGACCTGGTGGAGAACGCCAACCCGGCGGACATGGAGAACGCGGGCAAGGCGCTCTGGGAGGCCAGGGACGCGATCCGGAGTGCGTCGAAGGAACTGGGCGACTACATCAAGGGGGTCGACTGGCAGGGCGACTCCGGCGAGGCGTTCCGTAAGTGGGGCCTGGGCCTGGTCACCCACGCCGAGAAGCTCGGCGACTTCGCGGATGCGGCAGGCACCCAGATCACGGTGGCCGGCACCGGCCTGGCGTCGGTACGGAGTTCCATGCCGCCGCGCGACCGCCGGATGATCCAGACGGACGTGGACGACATCCTGTTCCCGGCCCGGACCGAGACCAACCCGGCGTATGCGGCGGCTCTCACGGTGGAGAAGAACCGCCAGGAGGCCATCAACCAGATCAACCGGCTGGCGTCGTACTACGCGGTGTCGGAGGAGGTGCTGGCTGCGCAGGAACCGCCGCGGTTCGATCAGAAGCTCGGCGTCGACATGCCTAAGCCCAGTGGTGGCGTCGAAAGGCCCACGGCCGTCACTGCACCTCCCGGCGCAGACACACTGGGCAGCGGCACGACACACGGCAATCCGGAGCGCTCGGCCGCAGGTCTCTCCAACACTGTCAGTTCTTCCGGTGGCCGTGCCCCCGTCGAGGCTCTGGGTTCTGCACCCGTGCTGGACAAGAGCACGTCCACGGAGATCAACAGTGTCGCGACCCCGACCGCTCCGACGATGAGCACCGGCGCCGCTCCTATCCCTTCGGCCACCAGCAGCTCGGCACCGGCTACTTCACCGATGCCGGTGGCGCCCAGTTTCGGCAAGATGCCATCGGCGAGCTCCGCGCGGGCCACGGGCTCACCGGCTGTGCCTCGGTCCGCGACCCAGGCCGGCGCCGGCCTGGGCAAGGCATCCCCCACGGGCGCGAGTGCCGCAGCCAGGGGTAGCGCCGGTACACCCGTTGGCCGACCAAGTCCGATGGTCGGCGGGTCATCTGTCACGGGCCGCCCCGGCGGTGGCGCAGCGTTGCCCACCGCCGGTCAGTCCGGCGTGACGGGCGGCCGTCCTATGGCGGCTCACGGCGGCACGGCAGCGCCGGGAAGCTCCCGTACGGGACAGGGCAACGGCATCGTGGGTGGTACGCCGCAGCGGGCTACTTCCGGGGTGTCCGGAAGTGGCGGGGCTCGTGGAGTACCGCGAGGAACGGTGATCGGCGGACCCGGCGGGAGTGGCAGTGTGCCGCGCTCCGTCCAGCGTGGCGCGCCTGTTTCGGGTGCTAACGGAGTGGTCGGCGCTCCCCGAGGGACATCGGGCTCCGGCTCCAAGGGCTTCACAGCCGGTGGCGCAGGCCTTGTCCGAGGTCCTGCCGGTCGGCGGAAGACTGACCGGAAGGACGAGGAGAACACCGGGTCGACTCGTCCGGACTACCTGACGGAAGACGAAGAGACGTGGGCGGGCCGACGGCGCGGAGCTGTGCCGCCGGTGGTCGAGTAGCAGCCCCAGGGAAGGTTCGGAAGTCGGGATGACAGCAGGAATGGGCCGACCCCAGAGGCGTGTACTGAGCGCACTGGCCGTGGCAGCTTCGTGGAGCGTTGTCTTTGCCGGTACGGCACAGCCTGCCGTTGCTGCGGACATGCAGTCCAAACAGTGGTACCTCAGTGCTTTGCAGGCTGAGGAAATGTGGAAGGTCACGACAGGCGAAGGCATCAAAGTCGCTGTCATCGACACGGGCGTCAACCCGTCTACGCCTTCCCTGAAAGGGCAAGTCCTTAAGGGGCTCGACGCTACTGATGCTGCCGGTGACGAGCATGATGACTACCGTGGGCATGGCACCAACATGGCCGAGCTGATCGCGGGGACGGGCAAGGGGGGCGGTCTGCGGGGGCTTGCCCCTGGGGTGAAGATCATCCCTATGCGGATCAGCGACACGGAATTTCAAAATGAGAATTCCGTCAATGCGCGTGACTACGAAGTTGCCATCCGGGCGGCAGCTGACAGTGATGCTCAGATCATCAGCATGTCGTTTTCCAGTGACTACTCCTCAAGCGCGGAGCGTGAAGCCGTAAAGTACGCGCAGCAAAAGGGGAAGCTCTTCTTTGCTGGAGTAGGGAATAATGCGGAGGAAGGCAACAAGGAGCAGTACCCGGCTTCGTATCCGCAAGTAGTGGGTGTCGCCGCTGCGGACCGCAAGGGGAAAGTCTCTGAGTTCTCCACAAATGGAAACAGTGTGGACATCGCTGCTCCGGGCAGTGACATCCCGCGCTGGTGCAACAACTCCTTCAAGAGTTACTGCGACGGAGCTGGCGGAACCAGTCCCGCCACCGCCATCGCCTCCGCCTCCGCCGCCCTAGTCTGGTCCGCCCACCCCGACTGGACTGCCAACCAGGTCCTCAACGTCCTCTTCGACACGGCTAGCCGTAGTTGGAAGAAGGGCGACCGCAGCGCCTACCTCGGCCACGGCCTCATCCGCCCCGCGATGAACATCCTCAAGGGCAAGGGCGACCCCGGCGACCCGGACATCAGCCCCCTCACCGAGGAGCGGACCGGCGGCTCCCCGGCGTCGCCCACCCCCTCCGCCTCAGCCTCCGGGCAGCCCGCCCAGAACGAGAAGGCCGGCCAGGTCGACGAGACCGTGGCCGCGGGCGACAGCGAGAAGGCGGCGGGCGGTGGCGCCCCCCTTGGCCTGATCCTCGGCGGCATCGCGGGCGTCGCCGTCCTCGGGGGCGTGGTCTTCGCCGTCGTCCGCAGACGTGGCGCGGCCTGACCGCAGGTACCTCACATGTACCGGCCGGCGATCCATGCCGGCTTGCAGAATCCACCGGAACGAAAGGAAAGCCATGTCGGCAGACCAGAAAGTCTCAGCTGAAGCCCTGATCAGGCTGGAGGGCCAGCTCACCGAGAGGTTCGACTCGGTGAAGGGGCAGCTCAAGCAGCTGCACGCGACGATCGACAGCCTGGAAGGTGCCTGGAAGGGCATCGGGGCCGGTCACTTCAACCAGAAGCAGAACGAGATCAACAGGAGCATGGTCGGCATCGGCAAGGAGCTGCTCCGCTTCCAGGAGGCCATCAAGGCCGCCCGCACCATTTCGGACAACACCGAGGACCAGATCAAGGCCGCCCTCATGGGGGTGGACGTCGTCGACGGCTACTCGGGCGACGCCGCGGCCACGGCCCGGACCTCGAACCTGAACAACTTCTGACCGGTATTCCGTAACTCGACTGAAGGAGGACCACATGGCCAACAACGACGGTACGACGGTCGTCACTTATGCCAGCCTCGACCTCGCGGCCGCCTCGATCGATCGTCAGGCCAAGCAGCTCGACCAGGACCTCCGGGCGATCAAGAGCATGATCGCCTCGGTCTCGGAGCTGTGGGAGGGCGAAGCCAAGTCCGCCTACCGCAGCGCGCAGGACCGCTGGGACACGCAGGCGACGGGCATCAAGGAGAACCTCGCCCAGATCTCCCGCGCCGTGCGCGACGCGGAGACGGCCTACCGCAGCGGTGACAAGCGGGCGGCGGCCAACTTCCACTAGCCGATCCGGCTGGAAGCAAGCCGCGCAGACAGCGGCACATCAGGGTGGACACGCGCGGGAGGTGTCCACCCTGACGCATGTCCGCTGTACGTCAGCACGGCCGACGCGGAGGGGTGGGGGCGCCGACACCCAGTCGGCGCCCCCCATTACCCGCACCCCAAGACCGCCCGGCCCCCATCCGCACCCGAACACCCGGCCCGGCCCGGCCCCCACCCCACCCACACGCTTACTCCGGAGCCAACTACCCCCCGTCCACCAACCCCGTCTGCACCAGCGGGTTCCCCCGCCGCCGGGTGATGAAGACGCCCCGCCCCGCCGGCATCGGCCGCGGTCGTACGCCGCCCAGGACATCGCCCTCCATCGGGTCGCCCGACAGCAGCACCCCCTGCGCGCCCAGCTCCGTCATGCGCTGGAGGAACGGGTCGTACAACGCCCGGCTCGCCCCCGCCGTGTTGCGGGCGATGATGAAGCGGACGCCCACGTCACGGGCGAACGGCAGCAACTCCGTCAGCGACGACAGCGGGTTGCCGCTGGACGTGGCGACCAGGTCGAAGTCGTCGATGATCACGTAGACCGTCGGGCCGCGCCACCAGCTGCGGTCCCGCAGCTCCTGGGCCGTCACGTCGGCCGACGGCGTGCGGCGCTTCATGAGGTCGTGCAGCGCCACCATGTGGTGGTCCATGTTGTTGGACATGGGGATGTACTCCGCCAGGTGCGACGCGGGCGTCACATCCAGCAGCGAGCGCCGGTTGTCGATGACGAAGAGCTTGCAGGTGTCGCCGTCGTACCGCTCGGTGAGCTGCTTGACGACCAGCCGCAGCAGGTTGGACTTGCCGGACTCGCTCTCGCCGAAGATCAGGAAGAACGGGTCGTGGTCGAAGTCGACGAAGACCGGCGCGAGGTTGTTCTCGTCGATGCCGATGGAGATCCCGCGCTCCGGGACGGCGTGGCCCGGCGGGAGTTCGGCCGCCGGGAGGGAGCGCGGCAGCAGACGTACCTTCGGCGCGGGCGGGGCCGTCCAGTGCCGGGAGACCTCCGCGTTCATCGCGGCCGTCGCCTCGGACAGGTCGCTGTCGGAGTTGATGCCGTCGATGCGCGGCACCGCCGCCATGAAGTGCAGCTTCTCCGGCGTCAGCCCGCGTCCCGGCACCCCGGCCGGCACGTTGACCGCGATCTTCCGGTCCAGTTCGGAGTCCATGACGTCGCCGAGCCGCAGCTCCAGGCGGTTCATGAGATGGTCCTTGAGGCTGGCCCGGACCTCCATGGACCGTGACGCGGTGACGATGAGGTGGATGCCGTAACCGAGGCCCCGCGCCGCGATGTCCACGGCCGCGTTCTCCAACGCCTCGTAATCCGTGCGGAAGTTGCCCCAGCCGTCGATGACCAGGAAGACGTCACCCCACGGCTGGTCCGTCACCGAGATCTCGCCGCGCGCCCGCATCCGGCGGAAGGTGGCGATGGAGTCGATGCCCGCGTTGCGGAAGTATTCCTCGCGCCGCGACAGGATGCCGTACACCTCGGCGACCGTACGGCGCACCCGCTCGGGGTCCAGGCGGGATGCG
Proteins encoded in this window:
- the mycP gene encoding type VII secretion-associated serine protease mycosin, with the protein product MTRPTAAPARRLLTAVAATGVLLVALPVPPAAADDATQCTFGGKKYPGRPWSLQRVLMDELWKQSTGKGVRVAVIDTGVDVKNPQLTPAVDVKAGKNFLPEKLKTEDGREIERGKENGTTDTVGHGTKVAGIIAAREAKGTGFTGLAPDATIIPIQQNDAHGNGTADTLIQAILYATDTAKADIINISQDTADAVEPTPRLKQAIDHALAENIVVVASAGNDGVGGNVKRTYPASYEGVLAVASSDRNNERAYFSQAGPFVGIAAPGVDMISTVPGGGHCADNGTSFSAPYVAGVAALVKAKHPDWTQRQIVAQLQQTAERSVAGHDRHVGWGVVDPVRALTEDDKPIERPVASEGMSKGEAPATAQLQLGETADERNARLATYVVVGGGVLVAAIAGAAVAVRDMRRRTRRLAGDS
- a CDS encoding S8 family serine peptidase, with the protein product MTAGMGRPQRRVLSALAVAASWSVVFAGTAQPAVAADMQSKQWYLSALQAEEMWKVTTGEGIKVAVIDTGVNPSTPSLKGQVLKGLDATDAAGDEHDDYRGHGTNMAELIAGTGKGGGLRGLAPGVKIIPMRISDTEFQNENSVNARDYEVAIRAAADSDAQIISMSFSSDYSSSAEREAVKYAQQKGKLFFAGVGNNAEEGNKEQYPASYPQVVGVAAADRKGKVSEFSTNGNSVDIAAPGSDIPRWCNNSFKSYCDGAGGTSPATAIASASAALVWSAHPDWTANQVLNVLFDTASRSWKKGDRSAYLGHGLIRPAMNILKGKGDPGDPDISPLTEERTGGSPASPTPSASASGQPAQNEKAGQVDETVAAGDSEKAAGGGAPLGLILGGIAGVAVLGGVVFAVVRRRGAA
- a CDS encoding WXG100 family type VII secretion target yields the protein MSADQKVSAEALIRLEGQLTERFDSVKGQLKQLHATIDSLEGAWKGIGAGHFNQKQNEINRSMVGIGKELLRFQEAIKAARTISDNTEDQIKAALMGVDVVDGYSGDAAATARTSNLNNF
- a CDS encoding WXG100 family type VII secretion target, whose product is MANNDGTTVVTYASLDLAAASIDRQAKQLDQDLRAIKSMIASVSELWEGEAKSAYRSAQDRWDTQATGIKENLAQISRAVRDAETAYRSGDKRAAANFH